A window of the Eremothecium cymbalariae DBVPG#7215 chromosome 5, complete sequence genome harbors these coding sequences:
- the STR2 gene encoding cystathionine gamma-synthase (similar to Ashbya gossypii AER164C) — MISKEVGESIPSNTRHAISVCLPTWEATVGYEEGDIEVVGKMQTGYPRFFLHKSIQNLSSVLVGKYAKDGETCMIFPSYNVAKRCREFMKVKVIRAGNAVVPRFRILQLATSKPMNEEESAWKGQCNIAVLFFPKDHVALAKKYWQHTGEIISSRMAEYVLCELLERKRSESMNCTSTSRVNSNVGSADVEEIMCDEEGFIEQRYGRNLDFSFADHAKLLIKKRIAKQLADSSDEPDTGDRIEETRVLQAVDMQQTGSSNVLNDSPNLNTSVPLDNTDDLVSTSTVPPEPIEQGEFDHINISDSNVDVTRSQTIDPETDVYLFPSGMAAIFTAHRLLLQLDSNRVNRTKQDDLNNNRNGYSSPHSLNTTLVGYGPPYKKTVMFGFPYTDTLSILRDFNHTHFLGMGDSEAMEQLKAILHGGEPILAVFIETPSNPLLKMGDLLELRKLADAYDFYVIIDDTIGGFINVDVLQYADIVCSSLTKIFSGDSNVMAGSLVLNPSSRLYKLARRFFASDDYEDLLWCEDSIYLERNSRDCVSRSMKINENAERLLKGTLLPLEGTLFKKIYYPSLTSSETKANYDAVKCQPNGGYGGLFSLTFFDDECAKAFFNSLDLCKGPSLGTNFTLACPYTILAHYGEMDVVAKYGLEKNLVRVSIGLEDFGYLETVFSKAAQNALQISAK; from the coding sequence ATGATATCTAAAGAAGTGGGTGAATCTATTCCGTCAAATACGAGGCATGCTATATCGGTCTGTTTACCAACATGGGAAGCTACAGTGGGATATGAGGAAGGGGATATAGAGGTGGTGGGGAAAATGCAGACTGGTTATccaagattttttttacaCAAGAGTATACAGAACCTTAGTTCTGTTCTTGTGGGGAAGTATGCTAAGGATGGTGAGACATGTATGATTTTTCCCTCATACAATGTTGCTAAACGGTGTAGGGAGTTTATGAAAGTTAAGGTTATAAGGGCCGGTAATGCTGTGGTCCCTAGATTTCGAATCTTGCAGTTGGCGACCTCTAAACCTATGAATGAAGAGGAGAGTGCATGGAAAGGTCAATGTAATATTGCTGTTTTATTCTTTCCCAAGGATCATGTGGCGCTGGCTAAGAAGTATTGGCAACATACGGGTGAGATTATTTCTAGTAGGATGGCTGAATATGTTCTATGCGAGTTATTGGAACGGAAAAGGTCAGAAAGCATGAACTGTACCTCAACTTCTAGGGTCAATAGTAATGTTGGTAGTGCTGACGTGGAAGAGATTATGTGTGATGAAGAAGGGTTTATTGAACAAAGGTATGGAAGGAATTTGGATTTTTCATTTGCCGACCATGCAAAGCTTTTGATTAAGAAACGTATTGCAAAACAATTGGCTGACTCATCTGATGAACCTGACACTGGTGACCGGATTGAAGAGACCCGGGTGTTACAGGCTGTTGATATGCAACAGACTGGCTCTTCTAATGTATTAAATGACTCTCCTAATCTCAACACATCAGTGCCATTGGATAACACTGATGATTTAGTTTCTACTTCCACAGTACCTCCAGAGCCCATTGAACAAGGAGAATTTGaccatataaatatatctgaTTCTAATGTGGATGTTACACGTTCGCAAACTATAGACCCTGAAACTGATGTATACTTATTCCCTAGTGGGATGGCAGCGATTTTCACCGCACATCGTCTACTTCTCCAATTAGATTCAAATCGTGTTAATCGTACGAAACAGGATGATTTGAATAACAATAGAAATGGCTATTCATCGCCGCATTCCCTAAATACAACATTAGTTGGCTACGGTCCTCCCTATAAGAAGACAGTCATGTTTGGATTCCCTTATACTGATACTCTTAGTATATTAAGGGATTTTAACCACACTCATTTTTTGGGTATGGGTGATAGTGAGGCTATGGAACAACTAAAGGCTATTTTACATGGAGGTGAACCAATATTGGCAGTCTTTATAGAAACTCCTTCCAATCCTTTGTTGAAAATGGGAGATCTACTGGAATTAAGAAAATTGGCAGATGCTTACGATTTTTACGTGATTATTGACGACACCATTGGTGGGTTTATTAACGTTGACGTACTGCAATATGCAGACATTGTCTGTAGTTCCCTCACCAAAATATTTAGTGGTGACTCAAATGTCATGGCTGGGTCATTGGTATTAAACCCCAGTTCCAGGCTGTACAAGCTTGCCAGGCGTTTCTTCGCTAGCGACGACTATGAAGATCTCCTCTGGTGCGAAGATTCCATATACTTAGAACGTAACTCTAGGGACTGTGTTAGCCGTAGCATGAAGATCAACGAAAACGCCGAGCGGCTGCTCAAAGGTACCCTATTGCCCTTAGAAGGAACCCTGTTCAAAAAGATATACTATCCAAGCCTAACTTCCAGTGAAACGAAAGCAAACTATGATGCAGTTAAATGCCAGCCCAACGGTGGATACGGTGGACTGTTTTCTTTgactttttttgatgaCGAATGTGCTAAGGCCTTCTTTAATTCTCTTGATCTCTGCAAGGGTCCTTCGCTGGGTACGAACTTCACTTTGGCTTGCCCTTACACTATTCTCGCTCACTATGGAGAGATGGACGTGGTGGCCAAGTATGGCCTTGAAAAGAACCTCGTTAGAGTTTCAATTGGTTTAGAAGATTTTGGGTATCTTGAGACCgtgttttcaaaagctgCGCAAAACGCTCTACAGATATCAGCAAAATAG
- the EGD2 gene encoding Egd2p (similar to Ashbya gossypii AER168C) yields MSEIAEDSKISILNRNERKAREIIQKLGLKQIPDISRVTFRKKNNQIFAIEKPEVYKSHGGNYVVFGEAKVDDFTRRLARAQQQAATASKDPQSIQADMVAAAAASESQEPSASAAAGTEEEDVGQVDESGLDVADIELVMQQANVSRDKAVKALREHNSDIVNAIMSLSK; encoded by the coding sequence ATGTCAGAAATTGCAGAAGATTCCAAGATTTCTATTCTTAACAGAAATGAGAGAAAAGCAAGGGAAATTATCCAAAAGTTGGGTTTGAAGCAGATTCCAGATATTAGTAGAGTCACTTTcagaaagaagaacaacCAAATCTTCGCAATTGAAAAGCCTGAAGTTTACAAGTCTCACGGTGGTAACTATGTTGTTTTTGGTGAGGCAAAGGTTGACGATTTCACCCGTAGATTGGCCAGAGCTCAACAACAAGCTGCTACTGCTTCTAAGGATCCACAGTCGATTCAAGCGGACATGgtagctgctgctgctgcttctgaATCTCAAGAGCcatctgcttctgctgccGCTGGtactgaagaagaagacgtTGGCCAAGTCGATGAATCTGGGTTGGATGTTGCAGATATTGAGTTGGTTATGCAACAGGCGAATGTGTCTAGGGATAAGGCGGTAAAGGCCTTGAGAGAGCACAATTCTGACATTGTAAATGCTATTATGTCCCTGTcaaaatga
- the MNS1 gene encoding mannosyl-oligosaccharide 1,2-alpha-mannosidase (similar to Ashbya gossypii AER165W), which yields MDNVLKEYSLITNQKIKLSLMFPIRVSNLLRYFIVISSLFILVQLYTQIHQFTKGNTTFGNREAKTAIEHVFMESWDDYIKHAWGFDVFHVVQGTGSNMADNGKPLGWMIVDALDTMMIIYSGTDDPETKQKFRDYIMKSQNWIQNVLDYDIDIEVNVFETTIRMLGGLLSAYYLSSELSIGDPSIYLTKAISLGDRLVPAFADSPIGIPYSSINLHSGEVIKDHGNSGASTTAEITTLQLEFKYLSYITGNDTYWRLAEAVYKPVFEANDYPESWDGLVPVGVNADTGMFWGRTIRLGSRGDSYYEYLLKQYLLTHETLYRDIFDIAMEGVSKHLLFASVPNNLLFIAAKENGLNGLPSSKMDHLLCFIGSMYAMRATDGLTYQVASRQKWWDTNRINYWNLAEGLTETCYMMYHEVPSGLAPEIAVFRTNTRLTNRYWWESPGGDFFIKPNDGHNLQRPETVESIMYMSKLSEDNKYKEWAWEIFENFRANSSLLRDNGAITYTCLKSVTQEKPYIPIDNMESFWLAETLKYLYLTFHPAFDLKKIVFNTEAHPFPVMDPVKLQSMNLDTGWSLHHN from the coding sequence ATGGACAACGTTCTAAAAGAATATAGCTTGATAACCAACCAGAAGATAAAATTAAGTTTGATGTTTCCCATCAGGGTTAGCAATCTGCTAAGATATTTTATCGTTATTTCTTCGTTGTTTATCCTTGTGCAACTGTACACACAGATTCATCAATTCACAAAGGGTAATACTACATTTGGTAACCGAGAAGCAAAGACAGCTATTGAACATGTTTTTATGGAGTCATGGGATGATTATATAAAGCATGCATGGGGATTCGACGTTTTTCATGTGGTTCAAGGAACAGGTAGTAATATGGCTGATAATGGCAAACCTTTAGGTTGGATGATTGTTGATGCTTTGGATACGATGATGATTATATACAGTGGGACGGATGATCCTGagacaaaacaaaaatttcGTGATTACATTATGAAGTCCCAAAACTGGATTCAAAATGTATTAGATtatgatattgatataGAGGTTAATGTTTTTGAGACTACTATTAGAATGCTCGGTGGATTACTTTCTGCGTATTATCTTTCTTCTGAATTGTCGATCGGCGATCCTTCAATTTATTTAACGAAAGCAATTTCTCTTGGGGACAGGCTAGTTCCCGCATTTGCCGACTCACCAATTGGTATTCCTTATTCCAGTATTAATTTACACTCAGGCGAAGTTATAAAAGACCATGGCAACAGTGGTGCGTCCACAACGGCAGAAATTACTACTTTACAATTGGAATTCAAGTACTTGAGTTACATAACTGGTAATGATACTTATTGGAGGCTTGCAGAAGCGGTGTACAAACCGGTTTTTGAGGCAAATGACTACCCAGAAAGTTGGGATGGGTTGGTGCCAGTTGGGGTCAATGCTGACACTGGCATGTTTTGGGGAAGAACTATTCGTTTAGGCTCTCGAGGCGATTCATACTACGAATATTTGTTAAAACAATATTTACTAACACATGAAACGCTCTATCGTGATATTTTCGATATTGCCATGGAAGGTGTCAGTAAACATTTATTGTTTGCTTCTGTTCCAAACAACTTACTTTTCATTgcagcaaaagaaaatggtCTTAACGGACTgccatcatcaaaaatggaCCACTTATTATGCTTCATAGGTTCAATGTATGCTATGCGTGCGACAGATGGTCTAACATACCAAGTTGCAAGCCGACAAAAATGGTGGGACACCAATAGAATAAACTATTGGAATTTAGCGGAAGGCCTTACAGAGACCTGCTACATGATGTACCATGAAGTGCCTTCAGGATTGGCACCAGAAATTGCCGTTTTTAGGACAAATACAAGGTTAACTAATCGATATTGGTGGGAAAGTCCTGGCGGTGACTTTTTCATCAAACCAAATGACGGTCATAATTTACAAAGACCAGAAACAGTTGAATCAATCATGTACATGTCTAAGTTATCGGAAGacaacaaatataaagaaTGGGCTTGGGAAATATTTGAGAATTTCCGCGCTAACTCATCTTTACTCCGTGATAATGGAGCTATAACATACACTTGTCTAAAGTCAGTCACACAGGAGAAGCCATATATCCCAATCGACAACATGGAAAGTTTTTGGCTTGCTGAAActttgaaatatttataCTTAACCTTCCATCCTGCTTTTGACCTCAAGAAAATTGTGTTCAATACAGAGGCGCACCCTTTCCCCGTAATGGATCCAGTGAAATTACAGTCAATGAATTTGGATACTGGCTGGTCTCTACATCATaactaa
- the CTF8 gene encoding Ctf8p (similar to Ashbya gossypii AER166C), with protein MPSATISVNKLLPLFTKENASVSVTTQLGNTILEIQGDLEVPLRRPECGDEDIEQRFIDHDGRDIIRFGILSYDMETKRASLYVGHKQRLVGDIIKLDPPLGILKFNKACESVELLDLIHYKVIFKERPLPIM; from the coding sequence ATGCCCTCTGCAACCATATCAGTGAATAAATTGCTTCCTTTATTTACAAAGGAAAATGCATCAGTGTCAGTGACCACTCAACTGGGCAACACTATTTTAGAGATACAAGGCGATTTGGAAGTACCGTTACGAAGGCCGGAATGTGGGGACGAGGATATCGAACAAAGATTCATAGATCATGATGGAAGAGACATTATtagatttggaattttatCATACGACATGGAAACAAAACGAGCATCTCTATATGTGGGTCATAAGCAAAGGTTAGTAGGGGATATTATAAAACTTGATCCTCCCCTAGGGATACTGAAATTCAACAAGGCTTGCGAATCCGTCGAGCTACTAGATTTGATCCATTACAAAGttatatttaaagaaagGCCTCTCCCAATCATGTAA
- the LNP1 gene encoding Lnp1p (similar to Ashbya gossypii AER167W), with protein MLNALRGIVRGKPKDHVINRYTKDLAAITTTIHDLQRGLTRNDDLLKLWQRGLIFYGSTIIVIGLGIVYAKFFDIKAVVISLVLSLFVMLVLKRALTQLFQYQRSRIINKLNKARVLHQEKLEELKKETNFYSTNSLIQRFSSGQNQAEDALTLMDEEVKSKYEELRGLQKELKKLKTQVKGKSAKETKEQTDKWFDKVLGVLAGDDISTENRVVPLICKKCEQHTGCYILQNTSWKYVCPNCGWLSEKVEDEPPATESQKAPKDQKPKKEPLADKGAKDHVSSKKG; from the coding sequence ATGCTCAATGCTTTACGTGGGATAGTTCGGGGCAAACCCAAGGATCATGTGATCAACAGGTATACCAAGGATTTGGCAGCTATAACCACTACAATACATGACCTTCAGAGAGGGCTAACACGCAACGATGATTTATTAAAGTTATGGCAGAGGGGACTTATCTTTTATGGTTCTACCATCATAGTGATCGGACTAGGGATCGTCTATGCcaagttttttgatataaaaGCGGTGGTGAtttctttggttttgtCTTTATTTGTCATGTTGGTATTAAAACGGGCATTGACACAGTTATTTCAATACCAACGTAGCCGCATCATTAACAAACTGAATAAAGCTAGGGTGTTACACCAAGAAAAACTAGAGGAGTTAAAGAAGGAGACCAATTTCTACTCTACAAATTCTTTGATTCAAAGATTTTCTTCTGGACAGAATCAGGCGGAGGATGCGTTGACTTTAATGGATGAAGAGGTTAAGTCAAAGTACGAAGAATTGCGTGGATTACAGAAGGAACTAAAGAAGCTGAAGACCCAGGTTAAGGGTAAGTCTGCGAAAGAAACAAAGGAACAAACAGATAAATGGTTTGATAAGGTACTTGGGGTGTTAGCCGGTGATGATATATCTACAGAAAACAGGGTTGTTCCACTCATTTGTAAAAAGTGCGAACAGCATACGGGATGCTACATATTACAAAATACTTCATGGAAGTACGTTTGTCCAAATTGTGGCTGGCTTTCTGAAAAGGTCGAGGATGAACCACCAGCTACTGAGAGCCAAAAGGCACCAAAAGATCAGAAACCCAAAAAGGAACCCCTAGCAGATAAAGGTGCAAAAGACCATGTTTCCTCCAAAAAAGGATAA